In the genome of Clostridia bacterium, the window GGTCCCCGTGCCGGGAGAGGAAGGCGAATTTGAGGGCGACGAGAGGATTTATGTGGCGTCTCAGTGGCAACTGACATGGTGGAAGTTCAGGAAGCACCAGCTCGCGAAGGTCAGCGGCATACTCCTCATCCTCATCTACCTGTCTGCGATATTCTGCGAGTGCCTGGCGCCTTACGATCCCAACACCTATAGCGCAGCGTGCATATACGCCCCTCCGCAGCAAATGCGCTTCGTTGACAGCCAGGGCAGATGGCACTGGAGGCCCTTCGTATACGGGTATCGAAGAGAGATCGACCCCGACACTCTGAGGAAGGTGTACATGCCAGATGAAGGCAAGATATACCCTATCTACTTCTTCACCAGAGGACAGCCCTACAAAATGTGGGGCTTCTGGCAGACTGACGTTCACCTCATGAGCGTTAAGGAAGGAAGCCTGTTCCTCTGGGGCGCCGACAGGATGGGCAGAGACCTGTTCTCCAGGGTGCTCTACGGATCGAGGATATCCACTTCAATAGGGTTGATCGGAGTGTTCATAAGCTTCGTCCTCGGAGTCATGATAGGCGGGTTTTCCGGCTACCTGGGAGGGGTATTCGACGTGATCGTCCAGCGCTTGATCGAGTTCCTCCGGAGCATCCCCACCACGCCGCTGTGGATGGGTCTGAGCGCTGCCCTCCCGCCACACTGGCCCCCTCTTCGGGTATACTTCGGCATTACAGTAATACTGTCCCTGATGAGCTGGACCGATCTGGCTAGGGTCGTAAGAAGCAAGTTCCTCTCTTTGCGAGAGGAGGAGTTTGTGGTGGCTGCAAGACTAGCAGGCGCCAGCGAATTCAGAATTGTGTTCCGGCACATGGCGCCGTCGTTTCTGAGTCACATCATCGCTTCCATCACCCTTTCGATCCCTGGGATGATCCTCGGAGAGACCAGCCTGAGCTTCCTCGGACTTGGACTGCGTCCGCCCGTCGTGAGCTGGGGTGTGCTGTTGCAGGAGGCTCAGAACGTGAGGTCAGTCGCCCTGGCGCCCTGGCTGCTGCTGCCGGGGCTGATGGTGATCGTAACGGTGCTGGCGTTCAACTTCCTCGGAGATGGACTCCGCGACGCGGCAGACCCGTATTCCAGGTGACATGACACAGCAGCAGCCAGGCCAGGTAAGGCCAACTCAGGTAGGGCCAGGTAAGGCGGGAGATGCCATGCATGACGAGTTGCTAGAGGTTGACGACCTCAGAACATATTTCTTCCTCGACGAGGGCGCCGTGAAGGCGCTCGACGGCGTGAGCTTCACGGTCAGGCGAGGAAGAACCCTGGGCATAGTCGGGGAGAGCGGGTGCGGAAAGAGCGTGGCCGCCCTATCTATCCTCAGGCTCCTGGGGCATAAGGGCAAGATCGTGAGCGGCAGCGTGAAGCTATACGGAGATGAATTCGGGCCGTTGGGCCATGTGGACCTGGCCAGGCTCAATCCAACCGGTCCCAAGATGAAGGCCATCCGCGGCAAGGACATCGCCATCATATTCCAGGAGCCGATGACATCCTTCTGCCCTGTCTACTCCATCGGCAACCAGATCATCGAGGCCATACTGCTCCACCAACACGTCCGCCCCGAGCAGGCCAGAAGCCGCGCCGTCGACATGCTCCGAAAGGTGGGCATTCCCCAGCCCGAACTGCGAATCGACGAGTATCCTTACCAGCTCAGCGGCGGAATGAGGCAGAGAGCCATGATCGCCATGGCCCTGTGTTGTCATCCCAAACTCCTCATAGCCGATGAGCCCACAACAGCGCTCGACGTGACCATTCAAGCCCAGATACTCGATCTCATGCGTTCACTGCAACGCGAGTTCGGGATGGCGATCATGCTGATCACACACAATCTGGGCGTGGTGGCGGAGATGGCGGAGGACGTGATCGTGATGTACCTCGGCCGAATCGTGGAGCGCGGCCCGGTGGATGAACTCTTCCACAACCCGCTGCACCCGTATACAAGAGCACTCATGAAGTCCATTCCGAGAATGGGAAGCGGCGCGAAAGGACGTCTTGAGTCCATAAAGGGAGCGGTGCCCGACGGCTACAACATACCTCACGGGTGCTCGTTTCATCCAAGGTGCCCCGAGTACCGGAAGGGGCAGTGCAATATGCGTGTTCCTGTACTCGCCGAGATGTCGCCGGGCCACCAAGTAGCCTGCTTGCTGTTCGGGGAGGTGAGCGCAGATGGATGCTGACGCCCTCGTGCAGGTGCGCAACTTGAAGAAGCACTTCCCCATTCGCAGAGGGGCCTGGAAGAGAGTCGCCGGATGCGTGAGGGCCGTGGACGATGTTAGCTTCGATATAAGGGAAGGGGAAACGCTCGGGCTCGTGGGCGAGAGCGGTTGCGGCAAGACCACCGCCGGGCGGTGCATACTGCGGGCCATCGGTCCCACAAGCGGAAAGATCCTCTTCAGGCGGAGGCGCGACGAAGAGCCCGTTGATCTGGCAGCACTGAACAAGAGCGAACTCAGGGCGGTACGTAGAGACATGCAGCTTGTGTTCCAAGACCCCTACTCCTCCCTCAATCCGCGCATGACCGTCAAGGATATCATAGGCGAACCGCTCCTAGTTAACAGAGCGGCCAGGGGCGCAGAACTCGACGCGCGCGTGGCCGATCTCATGGAAAGGGTGGGGCTCAGGCCCGAGTATATGGCGAGATATCCCCATGCTTTCAGCGGAGGTCAGAGGCAACGGATCGGAATCGCGAGGGCCTTGGCCCTCAACCCGAAGCTGATCGTATGCGACGAGTCAGTGTCGGCTCTCGACGTGTCGATTCAGGCGCAGATACTCAATCTCCTTCAGGATCTCCAGGATGAGCGCCGTCTGACGTACCTGTTCATCGCCCACGACCTCAGTGTCATCGAGCACATAAGCGACCGAGTGGCCGTGATGTATGTTGGTAAGATAGTGGAACTAGCCGAGTCGTCCGAGCTATTCACATGTCCCAAACACCCATATACTGAAGCCCTGCTCTCCGCGGCGCCGAAACCGGATCCCCGGCTCAAGACCGCTCGTATCCTGCTCCAAGGAGAGGTGGCGGATCCGGCCGACCCGCCATCGGGATGCTACTTCCATCCGCGATGCGCCTACGCCAGCGAGATCTGCAGCAAAGAAGCGCCCGAGTTGAGAATGGTCGGCGCGCGCGCCAGTGGCGCCGGCATCGGAGGCGGAAGCGAGCGCCTCGTAGCCTGTCATCTCGCGGAAACTCTCGAGCTGGCTGGGATGGGCGCGTCGCGCGAGTGATATGGCAGTATAGACGACCACGGGAACGGGCACGCCTGAAGGCGTGCCCGTTCATCAGTTCTTCGCACGTATCGTACTGCCGCGCGACTCCCCATCGCTACACGGTTTTCCACTTTCCGCGCGCAACGTAGTGCGTGTGCAGCAGTTCGTGGGAGCGCTCTCCCAGCGGAGCCTTCAAGAACTCCTCGTATAGCTGCTTGATTGCTGGGTTCTCATGGGACTTCCTCATGGGCATGCCCCGGTCGGCCTGATATGTGGCCGCGATCCGTTCCAGCCGCCTCTCGGTGTTGGTCCCGATGGGCTGCCCGCCTCCGCCGATGCACCCGCCTGGGCATGCCATGATCTCGATGAAATCGTAGGCCGCCTCGCCTGAGCGCACCCTGTCAAGGAGCTTGCGGGCGTTTCCGAGGCCGTGGGCCACCGCAACGCGAACGGTTGTGCCTGCCAGGTCCACCTGCGCCTCCTTGATTCCCTCGAACCCTCTCACCGCTTCGAAATCCAGCGAGGGCAGTTCCTTGCCTGTGACCACCTCGTACACCGTTCTGAGGGCCGCCTCCATCACACCGCCGCTGGCGCCGAAGATCACGCCTGCACCAGTGCTTATGCCCAGAGGAGCATCGTAATCCTCGGGTTCAAGGCATGACACGTCGATCCCCGACTCCCGTAGCATCCTGGCGAGCTCGCGGGTGGTAAGCACGGCGTCGACATCCTTGTAGCCGGAGGAACGCATCTCAGGCCTCTCGCACTCGAACTTCTTCGCGGTACATGGCATGATCGAGACCACGAACACATCCTTCGGGTCGATTCCGGCCTTCTCAGCGTAGTAGGTCTTGGCCAGGGCGCCGAACATCTGCTGAGGCGACTTGCACGTCGACAGGTTCGGCAACATCTCAGGGTAGAAGTGCTCGATGAACTTGATCCATCCAGGGCTGCAAGAGGTGATCATGGGCATTGCGCCTCCGTGTTTGATCCTCTCGAGCAGCTCGTTGCCTTCCTCGATGATTGTTAGGTCAGCTGTGAAGTCGGTGTCGAACACCCGGTCAAACCCGAGCGCCCGCAGGGCCGCTACCATCTGTCCGGTCACGATGGACCCTGGAGCAAGCCCGAACTCCTCGCCAAGGGACACCCTGATGGCGGGGGCAGTCTGGACCACAACGTGCTTCTTCGGGTCTGCAAGCGCGTCCCACACCGTTCGCGTGGAATCCACCTCAGTCAGAGCCCCGGTTGGGCACACAAGCACACACTGGCCGCAGTTGGTGCAGATGGCCTCTCCAAGAGGCAACTCGCCTGCTGGGCTCACCACGCTCGCGAACCCGCGACGAGCGAGGCCTATGGCCGACACTCCCTGCACGTTCTCACATACCGATATGCACCTGCGGCAGAGGATGCACTTGTTAGGATCACGGACAATCGACGGCGACGAGCGGTCAACAGGGTGCTGTCCCTTCTCGCCCTCGAATCTTATCTCCCTGATCCCCATGGACTCCGCCATGCTCTGCAGTTCGCAGGATCCACTTCTCGTGCACGTAAGGCACTCATATGGGTGGTTCGAGATAATGAGTTCCAGCACCGCACGGCGGGCGTCCCGCACCGTCTTGGTATTGGTGTGGACAACCATGTTCGGAGCAACTGGAGTCACGCACGAGGCGGCCAACGTCCTGGCGCCCTCGATCTCCACGACACACATACGGCACGAACCTATCACGTTGATGTCCTTCAGGTAGCAGAGGGTGGGGATATTCACGCCCGCCTGCCCCGCAGCCTCGAGAACGCTAGTGCCGGCGGGTACCGTGACTTGGCGCCCGTCTATGGTGAGAGTAACATCGCCCATTCGTATCACTCCATTCTCGCGGTCTTAGGACTCGCGGACATCGCACTGGAAACAGCGCGACGCCTCCGCCACCGCCATATCCTCGGAGAGCCCAATCTCAACCTCTCTGAAGTTCCGCTGCCGCTCCGATACGGGTATCTCAGGCATGACACATCTTCTGCACTGCTCCTCAATGAGAGTGCCCACAAGAGCCCTGTCGGCATCGTCGCTGATCGCCTTCGCCTCAACCCACGAACTCCCGCCGAGGAACTCGTCGATTCTCATCGCCACGTCCCTGCCTGCACCTATCGCGCCAACCACACTCCATGGGCCGGTCACGCAGTCGCCACCGGCGAACACCCCTGGGATGCTCGTCTCCATGGTCTCGGGATCAGTGACCATCAGCCCGGATTTCGTAGTAAGCAGACCCTCCTGCCCCGGCGCTGCCACAGGCATGAACCCGCCCTCAACCGCCTGTCCGATCGCGGGTATCACGGAATCCACATCAATCACGAACCGCGAGGCCTCAACTGGGACTGGGCGTCTGCGCCCT includes:
- a CDS encoding ABC transporter ATP-binding protein, translating into MHDELLEVDDLRTYFFLDEGAVKALDGVSFTVRRGRTLGIVGESGCGKSVAALSILRLLGHKGKIVSGSVKLYGDEFGPLGHVDLARLNPTGPKMKAIRGKDIAIIFQEPMTSFCPVYSIGNQIIEAILLHQHVRPEQARSRAVDMLRKVGIPQPELRIDEYPYQLSGGMRQRAMIAMALCCHPKLLIADEPTTALDVTIQAQILDLMRSLQREFGMAIMLITHNLGVVAEMAEDVIVMYLGRIVERGPVDELFHNPLHPYTRALMKSIPRMGSGAKGRLESIKGAVPDGYNIPHGCSFHPRCPEYRKGQCNMRVPVLAEMSPGHQVACLLFGEVSADGC
- a CDS encoding ABC transporter permease, which codes for MRDDRVPVPGEEGEFEGDERIYVASQWQLTWWKFRKHQLAKVSGILLILIYLSAIFCECLAPYDPNTYSAACIYAPPQQMRFVDSQGRWHWRPFVYGYRREIDPDTLRKVYMPDEGKIYPIYFFTRGQPYKMWGFWQTDVHLMSVKEGSLFLWGADRMGRDLFSRVLYGSRISTSIGLIGVFISFVLGVMIGGFSGYLGGVFDVIVQRLIEFLRSIPTTPLWMGLSAALPPHWPPLRVYFGITVILSLMSWTDLARVVRSKFLSLREEEFVVAARLAGASEFRIVFRHMAPSFLSHIIASITLSIPGMILGETSLSFLGLGLRPPVVSWGVLLQEAQNVRSVALAPWLLLPGLMVIVTVLAFNFLGDGLRDAADPYSR
- a CDS encoding ABC transporter ATP-binding protein gives rise to the protein MDADALVQVRNLKKHFPIRRGAWKRVAGCVRAVDDVSFDIREGETLGLVGESGCGKTTAGRCILRAIGPTSGKILFRRRRDEEPVDLAALNKSELRAVRRDMQLVFQDPYSSLNPRMTVKDIIGEPLLVNRAARGAELDARVADLMERVGLRPEYMARYPHAFSGGQRQRIGIARALALNPKLIVCDESVSALDVSIQAQILNLLQDLQDERRLTYLFIAHDLSVIEHISDRVAVMYVGKIVELAESSELFTCPKHPYTEALLSAAPKPDPRLKTARILLQGEVADPADPPSGCYFHPRCAYASEICSKEAPELRMVGARASGAGIGGGSERLVACHLAETLELAGMGASRE
- a CDS encoding NADH-dependent [FeFe] hydrogenase, group A6, translated to MGDVTLTIDGRQVTVPAGTSVLEAAGQAGVNIPTLCYLKDINVIGSCRMCVVEIEGARTLAASCVTPVAPNMVVHTNTKTVRDARRAVLELIISNHPYECLTCTRSGSCELQSMAESMGIREIRFEGEKGQHPVDRSSPSIVRDPNKCILCRRCISVCENVQGVSAIGLARRGFASVVSPAGELPLGEAICTNCGQCVLVCPTGALTEVDSTRTVWDALADPKKHVVVQTAPAIRVSLGEEFGLAPGSIVTGQMVAALRALGFDRVFDTDFTADLTIIEEGNELLERIKHGGAMPMITSCSPGWIKFIEHFYPEMLPNLSTCKSPQQMFGALAKTYYAEKAGIDPKDVFVVSIMPCTAKKFECERPEMRSSGYKDVDAVLTTRELARMLRESGIDVSCLEPEDYDAPLGISTGAGVIFGASGGVMEAALRTVYEVVTGKELPSLDFEAVRGFEGIKEAQVDLAGTTVRVAVAHGLGNARKLLDRVRSGEAAYDFIEIMACPGGCIGGGGQPIGTNTERRLERIAATYQADRGMPMRKSHENPAIKQLYEEFLKAPLGERSHELLHTHYVARGKWKTV